A single region of the Halorussus gelatinilyticus genome encodes:
- a CDS encoding DUF7520 family protein: MTSDSTISSRPIFAGVSVVVVLVAGGIGAIVGASGQKREVAMNLLGVVSFQMSPVVMAAFGMVLTASVLALLFGLVSVASRYDDETGERA; encoded by the coding sequence GTGACTTCCGACTCGACGATTTCGAGCCGACCCATCTTCGCCGGCGTCTCCGTCGTCGTCGTCCTCGTGGCGGGCGGTATCGGCGCTATCGTCGGCGCGTCCGGACAGAAGCGCGAGGTGGCGATGAACCTGCTGGGCGTGGTGTCGTTCCAGATGTCGCCGGTCGTGATGGCCGCGTTCGGCATGGTCCTGACCGCGAGCGTGCTGGCGCTCCTGTTCGGTCTCGTCAGCGTCGCGTCCCGGTACGACGACGAGACCGGCGAGCGCGCCTGA
- a CDS encoding APC family permease, with protein sequence MSDDLGLTEAVSMALGGMIGGGIYAVLGVVVKVSGPLAWLAFVLAGFVALCAGHSYVKLNELTDAQGGSPTYIESLTHNDTLAGMAGWTLLFGYIGSMAMYAYAFGSYFTDLVGIDHVVGLPVRALASVVVVAAFVGLNAVGVSETGEVEVVLVVIKVAILVGFAALGLYYGARRGQLRSGAGSLGVGPVMAAAVSFVAFQGWQLLMYDQSTIKNAGDTIRKAIYVSIPTAVVIYIGVAVVTTSLVSIGFVSKHPETALAVAARKFSGHLGYLVISLSALFSTASAINATLFSSTLFSNGLISDGLLPDRLGDDSSEMPTKPVLVVGVLTAAFTLFGSLEGITSFASLTFIVVFGGMSYLAFRQRDRPEVRAVVPAVGMVGTGLFLPLMVWHLYTAERRVFYSVGVIAVLVLAVELVYFETDIFGHQSGRASSGKG encoded by the coding sequence ATGTCTGACGACCTCGGACTAACGGAGGCCGTGTCGATGGCCCTCGGAGGGATGATCGGCGGTGGCATCTACGCCGTCCTCGGGGTTGTGGTCAAGGTCAGCGGTCCGCTCGCGTGGCTGGCGTTCGTGCTGGCCGGTTTCGTCGCCCTCTGTGCGGGCCACTCGTACGTGAAACTGAACGAACTCACCGACGCGCAGGGCGGGTCACCGACGTACATCGAGTCGCTGACGCACAACGACACGCTCGCGGGGATGGCGGGGTGGACTCTGCTGTTCGGTTACATCGGGTCGATGGCGATGTACGCCTACGCCTTCGGGAGCTACTTCACCGACCTCGTCGGTATCGACCACGTCGTGGGCCTGCCGGTGCGCGCGCTGGCGTCGGTCGTCGTCGTCGCGGCGTTCGTCGGCCTCAACGCCGTGGGCGTCAGCGAGACCGGCGAGGTCGAGGTCGTCCTCGTCGTTATCAAGGTCGCAATCCTCGTCGGCTTCGCGGCGCTCGGCCTCTACTACGGCGCACGGCGCGGTCAGCTTCGGAGCGGAGCGGGGTCGCTCGGCGTCGGCCCCGTCATGGCGGCGGCCGTGTCGTTCGTGGCGTTCCAAGGCTGGCAACTCCTGATGTACGACCAGTCAACCATCAAGAACGCCGGCGACACCATCAGGAAGGCTATCTACGTCTCGATTCCCACCGCCGTGGTCATCTACATCGGCGTCGCGGTGGTGACGACCAGCCTCGTGAGCATCGGCTTCGTCTCGAAACACCCCGAGACCGCGCTTGCCGTGGCCGCCCGGAAGTTCAGCGGGCACCTCGGCTACCTCGTCATCTCGTTGTCGGCGCTGTTCTCGACCGCGAGCGCCATCAACGCCACGCTGTTCAGCAGCACCCTGTTCTCGAACGGCCTGATATCGGACGGGCTACTGCCCGACCGACTCGGCGACGACTCGTCGGAGATGCCGACGAAGCCCGTGCTCGTCGTCGGCGTGCTGACCGCGGCGTTCACCCTCTTCGGCAGTCTCGAGGGAATCACGTCGTTCGCGTCGTTGACGTTCATCGTGGTGTTCGGCGGCATGAGCTACCTCGCCTTCCGGCAGCGCGACCGACCGGAGGTCAGGGCGGTCGTCCCCGCCGTCGGCATGGTCGGCACGGGGCTGTTCCTCCCGCTGATGGTCTGGCACCTCTACACCGCCGAACGGCGCGTCTTCTACTCGGTCGGGGTCATCGCGGTCCTCGTGCTCGCGGTCGAACTCGTGTACTTCGAGACCGACATCTTCGGCCACCAGTCCGGACGCGCCAGCAGCGGAAAAGGCTAA
- a CDS encoding SAM hydrolase/SAM-dependent halogenase family protein, with product MITLASDFGTPYPAAMKGVMLQRTDARLVDVGHDFPRQDVRTAAFWLREVLPYFPPAVHLVVVDPGVGTDRAALAVRAGDHALVGPDNGVLLPAARELAERTDATEIEVFEVAYDDANTESTTFHGRDVFAPAAAEIHEAGVEEFHELEDVAPVGEYEDLRFPEPEIEDGTTLGDGAALGEVLVVDGFGNVVTNLPGELVTGRDSVTVNGESAPVARAYAELPAGDRLVTVGSHGNVELAVNRGRGDEAFGVSVGDDVRIE from the coding sequence ATGATAACGCTCGCTTCGGACTTCGGCACGCCCTACCCGGCGGCGATGAAGGGCGTGATGCTACAGCGAACCGACGCGCGATTGGTGGACGTCGGTCACGACTTCCCCCGGCAGGACGTGCGGACCGCGGCGTTCTGGCTCCGCGAGGTCCTGCCCTACTTCCCGCCCGCGGTCCACCTCGTCGTCGTGGATCCCGGCGTCGGCACCGACCGGGCCGCGCTGGCGGTTCGGGCGGGCGACCACGCGCTCGTCGGACCCGACAACGGCGTTTTGCTCCCGGCGGCCCGGGAACTCGCGGAGCGCACCGACGCGACCGAAATCGAGGTCTTCGAGGTCGCGTACGACGACGCGAACACCGAGAGTACGACGTTCCACGGCCGGGACGTCTTCGCGCCCGCCGCCGCCGAGATTCACGAGGCGGGCGTCGAGGAGTTCCACGAGCTCGAGGACGTGGCTCCGGTCGGCGAGTACGAGGACCTCCGCTTTCCCGAACCGGAAATCGAGGACGGGACCACACTCGGCGACGGGGCCGCACTCGGCGAGGTGCTGGTCGTGGATGGCTTCGGCAACGTCGTCACGAATCTCCCCGGCGAACTCGTGACCGGCCGCGACTCGGTGACGGTGAACGGCGAGTCCGCCCCCGTCGCACGGGCCTACGCGGAACTGCCCGCGGGCGACCGCCTGGTCACGGTCGGGAGCCACGGCAACGTCGAGTTGGCGGTCAACCGCGGCCGCGGCGACGAGGCCTTCGGCGTCTCCGTCGGCGACGACGTGAGAATCGAGTAG
- a CDS encoding diadenylate cyclase produces MGYGDLHIDYESHSNVRELLDCLTFVLEGISLEFEKWDTRHVKGPGLYVAVVTGPTVAEFADPMGNNHWPVSRCRTVCDGLDSFYETARDVARTRDGAVVVSVDDVLQRQMVRFRDLKPDDSGPSTAEIADYEDWMGARHMSALDTSARPNVVSTLTLSEETGRVTVFQRGTFETYTRGELGGEWNIETDGRLTT; encoded by the coding sequence ATGGGCTACGGCGACCTTCACATCGATTACGAGTCACACTCCAACGTCAGAGAACTGCTCGACTGTCTCACCTTCGTGCTCGAAGGTATCAGCCTGGAGTTCGAGAAGTGGGACACGCGACACGTGAAAGGTCCGGGTCTCTACGTCGCTGTCGTGACCGGGCCGACCGTGGCTGAGTTCGCCGACCCGATGGGGAACAACCACTGGCCGGTGAGCAGGTGTCGAACGGTCTGCGACGGGTTAGACAGCTTCTACGAAACCGCACGCGACGTCGCCCGGACGCGGGACGGAGCCGTCGTCGTCAGCGTCGACGACGTGCTTCAGCGCCAGATGGTTCGGTTCCGGGACCTGAAGCCCGACGATTCCGGCCCGTCAACCGCGGAAATCGCCGACTACGAGGACTGGATGGGGGCGCGTCACATGAGCGCGCTCGACACGTCGGCGCGCCCGAACGTCGTCTCGACGCTGACGCTGAGCGAGGAGACCGGCCGCGTGACGGTCTTCCAGCGGGGGACGTTCGAGACGTACACGCGGGGGGAACTCGGCGGCGAGTGGAACATCGAGACTGATGGGCGACTCACGACTTGA
- a CDS encoding nicotinamide-nucleotide adenylyltransferase, with translation MTRGFYIGRFQPYHNGHHNVVQSIAEEVDELVLGIGSAGDSHSQHDPFTAGERIMMITKSLVDSDLVTYAVPIEDLDRNSVWVSHVQSMSPDFDVAYSNNPLVIRLFEEAGVEVRQSPMYDRHVLEGTEVRDRMIAGDDWESLVPDAVVEVVEETGGLERIQRVSDSDSNGE, from the coding sequence ATGACTCGCGGGTTCTACATCGGTCGGTTCCAACCCTACCACAACGGCCACCACAACGTGGTCCAGAGCATCGCCGAGGAGGTAGACGAGTTAGTCCTCGGCATCGGGAGTGCGGGCGACTCCCACAGCCAACACGACCCGTTCACGGCGGGCGAGCGCATCATGATGATAACCAAGTCGCTGGTGGACTCGGACCTCGTGACCTACGCGGTTCCCATCGAGGACCTGGACCGCAACTCGGTGTGGGTTAGCCACGTCCAGAGCATGAGTCCGGACTTCGACGTGGCTTATTCGAACAATCCGCTCGTCATCCGCCTCTTCGAGGAGGCGGGCGTCGAGGTGCGCCAGTCGCCGATGTACGACCGGCACGTCTTGGAGGGGACCGAAGTCCGCGACCGGATGATAGCGGGCGACGACTGGGAGTCGCTGGTCCCGGACGCAGTGGTCGAGGTCGTAGAGGAAACCGGCGGACTGGAGCGGATTCAGCGCGTGAGCGACTCCGACAGCAACGGGGAGTGA